A genomic stretch from Thermomonospora umbrina includes:
- a CDS encoding isoprenyl transferase, which produces MTVRRERLTAAIRRSGVYGALRESIYRMYEHRVEASLPTDEVPRHVGVILDGNRRWARSMGLADVNTGHQRGADKITELLHWCTEAGVELVTLWMLSTDNLNRPAKELDPLLDIIEDTVSKLARDGWHVKAVGAMDLLPDSTARVLKDAEETTSDRPGLIVNVAVGYGGRREIADAVRSLLLEQAGKGTSIEELAEVLDVEHIAEHLYTRGQPDPDLVIRTSGEQRLSGFMLWQSAHSEFHFCEVHWPDFRKVDFLRALRSYAARHRRFGS; this is translated from the coding sequence ATGACGGTTCGGCGGGAACGGCTGACCGCGGCGATCAGGCGCAGCGGGGTGTACGGGGCGCTGCGCGAGTCCATCTACCGGATGTACGAGCACCGGGTCGAGGCGTCGCTGCCCACCGACGAGGTCCCGCGTCATGTCGGCGTGATCCTGGACGGCAACCGCCGCTGGGCCCGTTCCATGGGGCTGGCCGACGTCAACACCGGCCACCAGCGCGGCGCCGACAAGATCACCGAGCTGCTGCACTGGTGCACCGAGGCCGGGGTCGAGCTGGTCACGCTGTGGATGCTGTCCACCGACAACCTCAACCGGCCCGCCAAGGAGCTCGACCCGCTGCTGGACATCATCGAGGACACCGTCTCCAAGCTCGCCCGCGACGGCTGGCACGTCAAGGCCGTCGGGGCCATGGACCTGCTGCCCGACTCGACCGCTCGCGTCCTCAAAGACGCCGAGGAGACCACATCCGACCGCCCTGGGCTGATTGTGAACGTCGCCGTTGGGTATGGAGGTAGGCGTGAGATCGCTGATGCGGTGCGCTCACTGCTCCTCGAGCAGGCGGGCAAGGGCACCAGCATCGAGGAGCTCGCCGAGGTCCTCGACGTGGAGCACATCGCCGAGCATCTCTACACGCGCGGCCAGCCCGACCCCGATCTGGTCATCCGGACGTCGGGAGAGCAACGCCTCTCCGGCTTCATGCTCTGGCAGAGCGCCCACTCGGAGTTCCACTTCTGCGAGGTCCACTGGCCGGACTTCCGCAAGGTCGACTTCCTCCGGGCGCTCCGCTCCTACGCCGCGCGGCACCGGCGCTTCGGTTCCTGA
- a CDS encoding thioredoxin domain-containing protein, which yields MNRLKDATSPYLLQHADNPVDWWEWGEEAFAEARTRDVPILLSVGYAACHWCHVMAHESFEDAETARHMNELFVNVKVDREERPDVDAVYMEATQAMTGQGGWPMTVFMTPDGAPFYCGTYFPRPRFRALLDAVARAWREQRDEVVGQGRQVVDALTSRGSALGGAEPPSEERLAQAVTSLADSYDAARGGFGGAPKFPPSMVLEFLLRHHARTDDGQSLAMASHTLEAMARGGMYDQLGGGFARYSVDDSWVVPHFEKMLYDNALLARVYAHWWRLTGDPLAKRIALETCDWMLRDLRTSQGGLASALDADSEGVEGRFYVWTPEELRAALGDADGADAAGMFRVTAAGTFEHGSSVLQLLADPADPERYRRIRAQLLAAREERVPPARDDKVVAAWNGLAVAALADCGALLGRPDLVVAAGQIVHLIENVHLVDGRLIRTSRDGAAGANAGVLEDYADVAEGLLALHAVTGDPAHVRLAGTLLEAVLTHFEDGHGGFYDTADDAERLFRRPQDPTDNAAPSGQSAAAGALLSYAALTGSARHREAAMSALGPATLLAEQHARFAGWGLAVAEALAAGPLEIAIVGDPADERTRALHGAALAAVAPGTVITLGSGDGSEGVPLLVGRGLVGGVPAAYVCRDFTCRLPVTTPAELTAELAGR from the coding sequence ATGAATCGTCTCAAGGACGCGACGAGCCCGTACCTCCTCCAGCACGCGGACAACCCGGTGGACTGGTGGGAGTGGGGCGAGGAGGCGTTCGCGGAGGCCAGGACCCGCGACGTGCCGATCCTGCTGAGCGTCGGCTACGCCGCCTGCCACTGGTGCCACGTGATGGCGCACGAGTCCTTCGAGGACGCCGAGACCGCGCGCCACATGAACGAGCTGTTCGTGAACGTGAAGGTCGACAGGGAGGAGCGGCCCGACGTCGACGCCGTCTACATGGAGGCGACCCAGGCCATGACCGGCCAGGGCGGCTGGCCGATGACGGTCTTCATGACGCCCGACGGCGCGCCGTTCTACTGCGGCACCTACTTCCCCCGTCCGCGCTTCCGGGCGCTGTTGGACGCGGTCGCCCGCGCATGGCGTGAGCAGCGCGACGAGGTGGTGGGCCAAGGGCGGCAGGTGGTGGACGCGCTGACCTCACGGGGTTCTGCCCTGGGCGGGGCCGAGCCGCCCTCGGAGGAGCGGCTCGCGCAGGCGGTGACCTCGCTGGCCGACTCCTACGACGCGGCGCGCGGGGGGTTCGGGGGCGCGCCCAAGTTCCCGCCGTCGATGGTGCTGGAGTTCCTGCTGCGCCACCACGCCCGTACCGATGACGGCCAGTCGCTCGCGATGGCCTCGCACACGCTGGAGGCGATGGCGCGCGGCGGCATGTACGACCAGCTCGGCGGGGGGTTCGCGCGCTACTCCGTGGACGACTCCTGGGTGGTGCCGCACTTCGAGAAGATGCTGTACGACAACGCGCTGCTCGCCCGTGTCTACGCCCACTGGTGGCGTTTGACCGGGGACCCGCTGGCCAAGCGGATCGCGTTGGAGACCTGCGACTGGATGCTGCGCGACCTCCGCACGTCCCAGGGCGGGCTGGCGTCCGCGCTCGACGCCGACAGCGAGGGTGTCGAGGGCAGGTTCTACGTGTGGACGCCGGAGGAGCTCCGCGCCGCGCTGGGGGACGCCGACGGCGCGGACGCGGCGGGGATGTTCCGGGTGACGGCGGCCGGGACGTTCGAGCACGGCAGCTCGGTCCTGCAACTGCTCGCCGATCCCGCCGACCCCGAGCGGTACCGCCGCATCCGCGCGCAACTGCTGGCGGCCCGTGAGGAACGGGTGCCGCCCGCCCGCGACGACAAGGTGGTGGCGGCCTGGAACGGGTTGGCCGTCGCCGCCCTCGCCGACTGCGGGGCGCTGCTCGGGCGTCCCGACCTGGTCGTGGCCGCCGGGCAGATCGTCCATCTGATCGAGAACGTCCATCTGGTGGACGGCCGGCTGATCCGGACGTCCCGCGACGGGGCGGCGGGCGCGAACGCGGGCGTCCTGGAGGACTACGCCGACGTCGCCGAGGGACTCCTCGCCCTGCACGCCGTCACCGGCGACCCCGCCCACGTCCGCCTCGCGGGGACGCTGCTGGAGGCGGTACTCACCCACTTCGAGGACGGTCACGGCGGCTTCTACGACACGGCCGACGACGCCGAACGCCTCTTCCGCCGCCCGCAGGACCCCACCGACAACGCGGCGCCGTCGGGCCAGTCGGCCGCCGCCGGCGCGCTCCTGTCGTACGCGGCGCTGACCGGCTCGGCCCGGCACCGCGAGGCCGCCATGTCCGCGCTCGGCCCGGCCACGCTGCTGGCGGAGCAGCACGCGCGCTTCGCCGGATGGGGCCTGGCGGTGGCGGAGGCCCTGGCCGCGGGCCCCCTGGAGATCGCCATCGTGGGCGACCCCGCCGACGAACGCACCCGGGCCCTCCATGGTGCCGCGTTGGCGGCCGTCGCCCCCGGCACGGTGATCACCCTGGGCTCCGGCGACGGCTCCGAGGGCGTCCCCCTGCTGGTCGGCCGCGGGCTGGTGGGCGGCGTTCCGGCGGCGTACGTCTGCCGTGACTTCACCTGCCGCCTCCCGGTGACCACACCGGCCGAGCTGACCGCCGAACTCGCCGGCCGATAG
- a CDS encoding C40 family peptidase yields the protein MRRPSRRVLPTVIGVGVLTSLAVNGALVASWRQAPDETPVRAGAQRYVAASSGSYVSPTAVAPLGDRATPHLMAAATGSLPSDVVERVRGLKGVDRVEVMDAAQAMVGNKRVGLLGVDPSTFRAFTPKPTAQSDDLWRNIAGGDIAISFTMGNDGGVRLGTQIPVGGQQRQSRMRVGAYATMGLGDVDAVISRTAARSLGVPAGNAVLISAESKTDRKKLAKALRKLLPKGTKTVEVNPEIDVPAPGGSLPKARGQVMNALQVQTVIRAAHTRLGWPYVWGGESESEGGYDCSGLMQYAFARAGIKLPRVAADQARAGWVLPYSKARPGDMLIWANDPTAPGYISHIALYLGEGKMLAAPRRGTVVQVQDVYTNNMKGAVRVNPQMGARLADSGL from the coding sequence GTGCGAAGGCCGAGCCGCCGCGTTCTACCGACGGTCATCGGCGTCGGCGTGCTGACATCCCTCGCCGTGAACGGGGCCCTGGTGGCCTCCTGGAGGCAGGCGCCGGACGAGACACCCGTCCGGGCCGGGGCCCAGCGGTACGTCGCCGCCTCCTCGGGCTCGTACGTCTCGCCCACCGCGGTCGCCCCGCTCGGCGACCGGGCGACCCCGCACCTCATGGCCGCCGCCACGGGCTCGCTGCCGTCCGACGTCGTCGAGCGCGTCCGCGGGCTCAAGGGCGTCGACCGCGTCGAGGTCATGGACGCGGCGCAGGCGATGGTGGGCAACAAGCGCGTCGGTCTCCTCGGCGTCGATCCCTCCACCTTCCGCGCGTTCACGCCGAAGCCCACCGCCCAGTCCGACGACCTGTGGCGCAACATCGCGGGCGGCGACATCGCCATCTCCTTCACCATGGGCAACGACGGCGGCGTCCGACTCGGCACCCAGATCCCCGTCGGCGGGCAGCAGCGGCAGTCCCGGATGCGGGTCGGCGCCTACGCGACCATGGGCCTCGGCGACGTCGACGCCGTGATCTCCCGGACGGCCGCCCGCTCCCTGGGCGTCCCCGCCGGCAACGCGGTGCTGATCAGCGCCGAGTCCAAGACCGACCGCAAGAAGCTCGCGAAGGCCCTGCGCAAGCTGCTCCCCAAGGGCACCAAGACCGTCGAGGTCAACCCGGAGATCGACGTCCCGGCCCCCGGCGGGAGCCTGCCCAAGGCCCGCGGCCAGGTGATGAACGCGCTCCAGGTTCAGACGGTCATCAGGGCGGCCCACACCCGTCTCGGCTGGCCCTACGTCTGGGGCGGCGAGTCCGAGTCCGAGGGCGGCTACGACTGCTCCGGCCTCATGCAGTACGCCTTCGCCCGGGCCGGCATCAAGCTGCCCCGCGTCGCCGCCGACCAGGCCCGTGCCGGCTGGGTGCTCCCGTACAGCAAGGCCCGTCCCGGCGACATGCTCATCTGGGCCAACGACCCGACCGCCCCCGGCTACATCTCCCACATCGCCCTCTACCTGGGCGAGGGCAAGATGCTCGCCGCCCCCCGCCGGGGCACCGTCGTGCAGGTGCAGGACGTCTACACCAACAACATGAAGGGCGCCGTCCGCGTCAACCCGCAGATGGGCGCCCGCCTGGCCGACTCCGGCCTCTGA